GCGACAGAAAGAAAGGCGCTCCGAAGAAAGCAACGAAAAAGACAGGATTCTGAATGGTCCGGTTGATGGACTGAAAAGCCGTGAGGTAGTTCGTATCCGACAGGCGGCCCAGACCCAGGTTGACCGCGCAGGAAAAGGCGTAGAAAATTCCCGCCATCAGGGCCGTGGTGGTGCCCGCTACCATCAAAACGAAGTGTGTCAATTTCATAGGACTCGTGTTTTGTTTTTCGGCAAAACTCTTCAAACGATCGGTCGCAAAATAGAATGAAACCGACACCCACGGTCGTCTGGACACACGACGGTCGGCAGAAAATTTACCTTCTAGGATTTTTTTCAAAAGAGTATACGTCTGGCTTTCACGGTATTGTAGAGTTGTCCAGGATGTTTGTTACTTTTTTTTGAAAAAATTTCACAGAACCACGGTTACTTTTTTCGCCCATCTTCCTCATCGTCGCGTAAACGGCTTGCTGCCGACCTTTTGACCCGACTCAACGACGTGCAACCGCAGGACTTAATCGAAAACGAATCATTCCGGCGCTGGGTATTCCGGCCCACCGGGACGGACACGGCTTACTGGGAAACCTGGATGGCCGAACATCCCGACCACCGGGCGAACGCCGAGCTGGCCCGCCGGTTTCTGCTCAGTGCGAAGGGAGATTTGCCCCCCGTATCCGATCAAACCGTTAGCGCCAACGTGAAGCGGTTGCTGGTGGCTGTTGAGGACACGGAAGCCGATAGGGATCAGAATCGGCTGGGTAGATCGTGGTGGCGCCGTTCGTGGGCGCTCACGGGTGCAGCGGCCTCGGTGTTGCTGGTGGGCGGATTCTGGCTGCTGAGAAATTACAACCGAACCGAATCGGAGCGAAATGCCGTAGCGCAGAAACCCGCCGTTCGAATGATCGAGGTGACTAACGACAAAAACGAACCCCGGTTGGTGCGGCTGTCCGACGGTAGTCTGGTGCGGCTTCATACGAAGGCCCGGATTCAATTTCCGGAAACGTTTGCGGCCCAAAGCCGGGAAGTGCAGTTGAGCGGAACGGCTTTTTTTGAAGTGGCGAAAAATCCGGCTAAACCGTTTCTGGTTCACGCCCATTCACTGACGACGCGCGTGCTGGGAACCAGTTTCACGATTTACGCTCCGGCGCAGGGGGCCGATACCCGCGTGGTTGTTCGAACGGGGCGCGTGGCGGTTTACCTCCGTCCGGCGTTGGCCGCCCGGTCTGTCGCCGACTCGGCAACGGTTCTGCTGACGGCTAACCAGCAGGCCATTTACCATCCGGGCGACGTTCGGCCCGCCAGGGAGGAGGTGGCCCGAGGGGAGCGGGTAGCGAGCACCCGGTTTGCCTTCCGGCGGACTCCGCTGGCGCAGGTGTTTCAGCGTCTGGAACAAACCTACGGGATTCGCGTGCAGTATGACGCCCAGGCCGTTGCCCATTGTACGCTGACGGCGCAGCTCGACGAGCAATCGCTGTTTGAAAAACTGGATGTGATTACAACCAGCACGGGAACCAGCTATGAACTGGCCGACGACGGAACAATTCGGATCCAACCCGGAAGCGGCTGTCAGTAAGTGAAAAAAGATACCCTGTAACCACCCATTAGTGACATGAAAAAACGCATACTTTCCTTTCCTGAAATCCGAGGGCGATGGCTGGGAACCGTGCTGGCGGGGGCTTTCCTGCTGATGGGGCTGGTCAATGGTCTGCTGGCGCGACCTGCCTCCGGCCAAAACCCGCTCAAACGACCCATCAGCCTGACAATTGCGAACCAGCCGATGGAAGCTGTTCTGCAACACGTGGAGAAGGCGGCTGATGTAACGTTTGCGTACAGTTACGAAATCGTCCGCGCCGACCGCCGGGTGAGCCTCAACGTTCGAAATGAGCGGCTGGGTACGATTCTGAGTACGTTGCTCGACCCAATTCAGGTGACGTACGAAGTAGTGGGCAACCGCATGATTGTACTCAAAAAGAAATTGTCCGAACCGGCGGGGGTTAAATCCGGCAGTGCAAACACGGGGTTGAGCCGTCCGGAAACCAATTTAACCGCGTCGCTTGAACCGATGGTGATTGAAAAGACGGTTTCGGGACAGGTGGTCGATGAGAAAAATGAGCCGATGCCGGGCGTCAACGTCGTCCTGAAAGGCACGACGGTCGGCAGCACCACCGACGTCGAAGGAAAATACCGCATCAACGTGCCCGACAACGGCGGTACCCTGCAATTTTCGTTTATCGGTTATCTGACGCAGGAGACTGTTATCGGTAACCGCACGACGGTGAATGTCACGCTGGCGGTGGATGATAAAACCCTGTCGGAAGTGGTGGTGGTGGGCTACGGGACGCAGAAAAAAGCGGACTTGACGGGCGCGGTTTCGACCATTTCCTCCAAAGATATTGACCGCTTACCGGTGGCCGGTATCGACCAGGCGCTTCAGGGAAAAGCCGCCGGGGTGCGGGTCACGCAGTCGACGGGCGCACCGGGTGAGGGCGTGGCCGTGCGGATTCGCGGGGTCGGGACCATCAACGACAACAGTCCGCTGTTCGTCATCGACGGCGTGCCGACCAAAGATCCCTTCAGCATTCTGAACCCGGCGGATATTGAAAGTATGTCGGTGTTGAAAGATGCGTCGTCGTCGGCGATCTACGGGTCGCGGGCGGCCAACGGGGTGATTGTGGTTACGACCAAACGCGGCCGCAGCGGGGTTCCGCGCATTGCCTTCAACAGCTACGCGGGCGTTCAGCAGCACGGGCGGCTGATTCCGATGGCCAACACCGCTGAGTACGTCCGGATTTTTAACGAATCGGTGGAAAACGACAACGTGGGTGTGGATAACCCCAGCCTGCAGCGAAGACCGATTCCGGCGGATGCTCAACTGGCCGATACCGACTGGCAGAAGGCTATTTTCCGCCCGGCCATGATTCAGAACTACCAGCTGTCGATCAGCGGGGGCAACGAAAAATCGCACTACCTGCTGTCGGGCAACTACTTCGATCAGAAAGGGATTATTCTGAATTCGGCTTACAAACGCTACAGCCTGCGGACCAGCATCGATACCGACATTGCCGGAAAAGTGAAAGTCGGGACCAATTTGAACCTGACTTTTTCCGACCGCAACATTGTGGGAAGTTCGGGTGATGGCTACGGCGGCAACGGCGGAAGTATTGTTCGGTACGCTTTGTTCCGGTCGCCCGCCATCCCAATTTACGACCAGAACGGTAATTATACCGATCTGCCGTCGAGTCCGGCGCTGTACGGCGATGGCTATAACCCCGTTGGGCTGGCCGAGAAGCAGGACAACAAAGAGCGGCAATACCGGGTGTTTGGAAACCTGTTTGGTGAGTGGCAGGTACTCCGGAACCTGCGGTTTCGCTCGGACGGCGGTCTGGATGTGAACGTCATTAACCGGAAAGTCTTCAACGAAAATTGGGGGACGAACGGACGCATCAACAGCCCGGCTTCGCTGACCAATCAGGTGGCGTTAATCAGTACGCTGAACTGGAACAACACGCTGACCTACAGTCGCGTATTCAACGACGTGCACGACCTTTCGGTGCTGGTCGGGACGGAAGCGATTCACAACGTTAGCCGGACCATCGGCGGCTCCGACCGCAACTACATCGATCAGGTCGAAAACCTGCGCTACCTCGGCCGGGGCATTGATCCGACGGGCAAAACCAGCTTCGAAGGCGATTCGCGCTGGGCGTTGTTTTCGCTGTTTGGCCGGGTCAACTACGCCTATAACAACAAGTACCTGTTCACGGCCAACATCCGGCGCGATGGGTCTTCGCGGTTCTCGGCACAAAATCGGTACGGAACGTTCTTTTCCGGTTCAGTAGGCTGGAACATCGACCAGGAAAACTTTTTCAAGCCGTTATCCGGCGTCATGTCGCAGCTGAAACTGCGGGCGAGCGTCGGGCAGCTGGGTAACCAGGACATTGGCAATTACCCGTTTGCTTCGATTGTAGCGGGCGGTTACAACTATCCATTGGGCGATCCGCTGCAGAATACGCCGGGTTACACCATCGTCAGCCGGGGCAACACAAACGTTAAATGGGAGTCGTCGACGCAAACCGACATTGGCCTGGAAACCGGCTTTTGGGGCAACAAAATCCAGTTGACCGCCGATTATTTTATCAAAACCACTTCCGACATGCTGATTCCGGTGCCGGTACCGAAGTCGGGCGGAGCCGCCGGAGCGCCCTACGTCAACGCCGGAAAAGTGGAAAACCGGGGGCTGGAACTGGACCTGATTTATCAGGATAAAAAGGGCGAATTTAGCTATGATGTCACCGCCAACGTGTCGTTCATCAAAAACAAGCTGCTCTCGCTCAGCGACGGGCGGCCCATTCCCGGCGGGCGCATCGACAATGGGGTGTTTGCCACGCTGACCGAGCCGGGCTACCCCATCGGTTCGTTTTACCTGCTCCAGCAGGAAGGTATCTTCCAGTCCGAAGCCGACATTTTCACCAGCGCATTTCAGGGCAACACCATTCGCCCCGGCGACGTGAAATTCAAAGACATCAACGGCGACGGGTTGATCAACCAGCAGGATCGCTCGCACGTGGGCAGCCCGATTCCGACGCTTTTGTACGGCTTAACGGCAAATCTCGCCTGGAAAGGATTTGACCTGTCGGCGTTCTTCCAGGGCGTATCGGGCAATAAAATTTATTACCAGGTTGCCACCGACATCGAAGGTTTTTACCGCGCTTTCAACATCACCAAACGGGTGGTCGACGAGCACTGGACGGGGCCGGGCACGAGCAATACCCAGCCGCGGGTGTCGTGGAAAGGGTCGGCCAACAACAAACAACCTTCCACCCGCTTCCTGGAAGACGGGGCCTACACCCGGCTCAAAAACCTGCAGATCGGTTACACGCTGCCCGCTAAAGTGAGCAAGAGGTTTGGTTCGTCCAGCACGCGGGTGTATGTGAGCGGGCAGAACCTGCTGACGTTCACGAAGTACCCCGGTCTGGACCCCGAAATGCAGACCAGCAACAACGTGAACAACGAGCCGTTCAAGGGCGACGTAGCCGTCGGAATCGACTGGGGAACCTACCCCACGGCCAAGATTTACATGATCGGTTTAAACGTAAACTTCTGACGAACAAAATCGTATGAAGCGAATTCAAGCTCTGATAATAGCAACGGCTTTTCTGGGAATGACCAGCAGTTGCAGCGATTTTCTGAACGAAGAAGTCCGGGCTGATTACCCCGAATCGGCCTTCTACCAGACGCAGGCACAGGCCGTGCTGGCAATGAATGCCGCCTACGTGCCGCTGGCGTTTTCGACCGACCGCAACCGGCTGTGGGTTTTCGGCGATGTAGCCTCCGACGATGCCGCCAAAG
This Larkinella insperata DNA region includes the following protein-coding sequences:
- a CDS encoding TonB-dependent receptor, with translation MKKRILSFPEIRGRWLGTVLAGAFLLMGLVNGLLARPASGQNPLKRPISLTIANQPMEAVLQHVEKAADVTFAYSYEIVRADRRVSLNVRNERLGTILSTLLDPIQVTYEVVGNRMIVLKKKLSEPAGVKSGSANTGLSRPETNLTASLEPMVIEKTVSGQVVDEKNEPMPGVNVVLKGTTVGSTTDVEGKYRINVPDNGGTLQFSFIGYLTQETVIGNRTTVNVTLAVDDKTLSEVVVVGYGTQKKADLTGAVSTISSKDIDRLPVAGIDQALQGKAAGVRVTQSTGAPGEGVAVRIRGVGTINDNSPLFVIDGVPTKDPFSILNPADIESMSVLKDASSSAIYGSRAANGVIVVTTKRGRSGVPRIAFNSYAGVQQHGRLIPMANTAEYVRIFNESVENDNVGVDNPSLQRRPIPADAQLADTDWQKAIFRPAMIQNYQLSISGGNEKSHYLLSGNYFDQKGIILNSAYKRYSLRTSIDTDIAGKVKVGTNLNLTFSDRNIVGSSGDGYGGNGGSIVRYALFRSPAIPIYDQNGNYTDLPSSPALYGDGYNPVGLAEKQDNKERQYRVFGNLFGEWQVLRNLRFRSDGGLDVNVINRKVFNENWGTNGRINSPASLTNQVALISTLNWNNTLTYSRVFNDVHDLSVLVGTEAIHNVSRTIGGSDRNYIDQVENLRYLGRGIDPTGKTSFEGDSRWALFSLFGRVNYAYNNKYLFTANIRRDGSSRFSAQNRYGTFFSGSVGWNIDQENFFKPLSGVMSQLKLRASVGQLGNQDIGNYPFASIVAGGYNYPLGDPLQNTPGYTIVSRGNTNVKWESSTQTDIGLETGFWGNKIQLTADYFIKTTSDMLIPVPVPKSGGAAGAPYVNAGKVENRGLELDLIYQDKKGEFSYDVTANVSFIKNKLLSLSDGRPIPGGRIDNGVFATLTEPGYPIGSFYLLQQEGIFQSEADIFTSAFQGNTIRPGDVKFKDINGDGLINQQDRSHVGSPIPTLLYGLTANLAWKGFDLSAFFQGVSGNKIYYQVATDIEGFYRAFNITKRVVDEHWTGPGTSNTQPRVSWKGSANNKQPSTRFLEDGAYTRLKNLQIGYTLPAKVSKRFGSSSTRVYVSGQNLLTFTKYPGLDPEMQTSNNVNNEPFKGDVAVGIDWGTYPTAKIYMIGLNVNF
- a CDS encoding FecR family protein gives rise to the protein MTRLNDVQPQDLIENESFRRWVFRPTGTDTAYWETWMAEHPDHRANAELARRFLLSAKGDLPPVSDQTVSANVKRLLVAVEDTEADRDQNRLGRSWWRRSWALTGAAASVLLVGGFWLLRNYNRTESERNAVAQKPAVRMIEVTNDKNEPRLVRLSDGSLVRLHTKARIQFPETFAAQSREVQLSGTAFFEVAKNPAKPFLVHAHSLTTRVLGTSFTIYAPAQGADTRVVVRTGRVAVYLRPALAARSVADSATVLLTANQQAIYHPGDVRPAREEVARGERVASTRFAFRRTPLAQVFQRLEQTYGIRVQYDAQAVAHCTLTAQLDEQSLFEKLDVITTSTGTSYELADDGTIRIQPGSGCQ